The DNA region CAAATTCATTAATGGAAACAGCACGTAGTATTCAAGACTATTTTAAGAATATGTTAGGAATAGATATTACTGTTAATAAAGGTACGAAGCCAAGTATTGGAGATATTTTTCTTACAATAGACAATGCGAAAGAAAATTTAGGTAAGGAAGGGTATACTCTTGATATCACTGATAAAATTATTGTTAGTGCTCCTAAAACAAAAGGTATCCTTTATGGTGGGATATCACTTACGCAAATCTTATACCAATCAAACTCTAAAAATACCATTCCTAAAGGAATAGCAAGAGACTATCCTAAATATGAAGTGCGCTCAGGAATGTTGGATGTTGGTAGGATGTATATTCCATTAAACTATGTACAGGAAATGACAGAATATATGGCCTGGTTTAAGTTAAATGAAATTCAAATGCATATTAACGATTATTGGGGATCAGCCAATTATCAAGCTTTTCGGGTAGAAAGTAAAAAGTATCCAGAAATTAATGCGAGGGATGGGTATTATACACAGGAAGAATATATTGCTTTTCAAAATAATATGAAAAAAATTGGAGTAGATGTGGTTACAGAAATTGATACACCGTATCATGCGGAAAGCTTTAGGGCTGTTAATCAGGATATGATGCTCTCTAAAGGGGCATTAGATATTACCACACCGGAAAAGCAAAAATTGGTTTATCCATTTATTGAATCACTTTTTGATGAGTTTCTTGGGGAAAGTCCAAATGATAGTAATCGGATCGTTCAAACTGGTAAATTCCACATGGGAACAGATGAGTATGATAAAAAATATTCCGAGCAAATGAGAGCCTATACAAACCATTTTATTAATTACATTAATGATAAAGGCTACGAAACGAGAATTTGGGGATCCATTGGGAAAAATGGATTTAATGGAAGTACACCAGTAAGCAATCAGGCAACGATGAATATTTGGGCTCCCTATTGGTCCGATGTACAGGAGATGTACGATTTAGGATATGACATTGTTAATACGGTCGGTGGAGATTTATATATTGTTCCGATAGGGAATGCTGGATATCCGGATTATTTCGACCTAAAAGGTAAATATGAAACATGGGAAGTAAATGACTTTTGGGGCAATAACCGACAGGGAGGAAAAGGTGGAGCAACCATGCCATATGCCCATCCGCAAACTAAAGGTGCAGAATTTGCGGTATGGAATGATATGACTTCCTTTTTGGGTGGTTTATCAAGTTATGATATTTTTGATCGAATGAAGGATGCGGTTGTATTAATGTCCGAAAAAACGTGGTACGGAGAAAAAACAGCAGGGCAGTCCTCAGAGCAGTTTATGGACCGGGTGAATTCTGTTAAAAATAAGATCCCAACATCTAATCCTTCTAGATTTATTGAGTCCAAAACAGATGTAGTCCTTAAATATGACTTTGAATCTATGAATAATAACCAAGTAAAAGACTTGTCAGGTAATGAATATGATGCAAAAATCAAAAGTCGTCCAAACCTTGTGGATGGTTATGATGGTCAATCCTTACAGTTGGATGGGAATAATTACATTGAACTTCCTTTGTCAGGGATAGGATATCCCTATACGGTTTCGTTTGATATTAAATTAGATGAAGGATCTCTAGACGAAGCCACACTGTTTTCTGGATCAGATGGGGATTTTTATTTGAACTTAAACCAAACAGGTAAGTTGGGATATCAAAGAAAAGAGGAAACAGCGGAAGGAAGTCTCTATAAATTTGAAAACTATACATTTAGCCACAATTACGCACTCAAAGAAAACGAATGGCAGAATGTAGTTTTGGTTGGGGATAAAAAGAAAACAACCCTATTTATTAATGGAAAAGAGGTATCGACTTCTGAACAAACGAATAAGTTGGGATTACGGACCAATGACTCCTCGACATTTGTTCTGCCTTTGGAAAAAATCGGGCAAGGAATCAAAGGGAAAATCGACAACATTACTTTAATGAATAAGAGCCTAACGAGCAATGACATTAATGATATTTTATCTTACGATCCTGGGCAAAGAAATTTTGCATACCAACAAAAGGTAACCGCCTCTTCGGAATACGACCAATCTCAAGGTGCAGCAAATATAACGGATGGATTATTAACTACTAGATGGGGTTCCCAATACAAAAATATTTCCGCTCCTGAGATAGATAATCAATGGATTATGGTAGAGCTGGAGAATTCTCGCAATTTAGATACAGTGAAGCTTTATTGGGAACGAGCAAGGGCGGAAAAATATAAATTGCTCGCTTCAAAAGATGGAAATACCTTCGAGGAAGTTTATTCTTATCCGGAAAGTCCAGGTTCTGAAACTACCAGTGATGCAGATACGATCCATTTAAACGATGTTCATGCAAAATATTTAAAGATCGTCATGTCGGAAAGAAAACCAGTAAATGGTAACCTTTACGGATATAGTTTATATGAGCTTGAAGCATATGGGAAAACAGAAATTTCTAAAGCGGAGAAATTATTGGAAGAGGCAGAAGAGCTGCTTAAGATAACAATAACTGGTGCAAAAGCAAATAAAGAAAGAATCGAACTGCTTGCTGCCATGGACGCACTGGGGTCATATGTAAGCAGCGGACAAGAAATTGATGGATTTAGCTACCATGTTTTAGTTAGAAGTCTTGAAACAAGAATGGATAGATATAAGAATAAGCTTTAGAGATTAGAGTCAGTCCCCCAATATACTAATGCTTTAATCACTGAGGTACTGAACTCAATGTTACAGTGTCGCTTCATTGTCGAAGTTGCAAAAGTAGTCGGAAAAATCCTAATCAACTTGACAAAAAAATGTATATACCGCCTATATTTTCTGTACCTTTGGTTAATAAAAAAACCCCCTTTAAACTAGGGGGTTTTCTGTCTTCCTATCAACATGATTTTGATAAACACAGGTGGAAAAATAATCCTTCCTTAATGTCAGACTTTAATCCTATAATAGATATATGAATAGTTCCAATATAGGAGATCAAAAATGACATGAAGAAATTCACAGCAAGTTATTGCTATACCAATGTAAATTTTATTATTACTAACCTACCTAGCTATCAGATAATAACACCATACACAAACATTAACCGTATTGTACAAAATATGGTCATGCGTGGAGCACCTACGATTGCTTCGAAATTTTTACGAAAAGAGCTCAACTTAGAGAGAGATTATTTAAACACTATGGAAAAGGTGAAGTTTCTTTCGAAGGAAAACTTGAACTGGACCCAGACGATTAAAGGGGATGTCAGTAATGATGATTATCCTGCTGCCCAATTTTATAATGACTTAGGATCTATATTAAAAACTTTTGGATTTATAAGGAATTTAACCATTGCTGAATGCCCGATTTCAAAAATACTCCCTGAGGTTAATCAAGCGTTTAACAACCAGCAAGTGGATTTCTATATTCCTCTTCTTAAAACGGTCATTGAAGTAGATGGGTCACACCACAAAAATCAAGTCGTACTTGATAAAAAAAGAGATAAAGCTTTTGAACGTGCGGGAATAAATGTGGTACGGATTAATACAAAAGAAATTAGAAATAGAAATTATGAACAGTTTAAAGAGGAATTCAGAAAGATATATAGGGCCAATAAGGATAACTTTAATCAATATCGGGATTACCTAGCTATGAATCATAGGGACTATGATGTACAAATTAAATTGACCTCTATTGCTAGATTTCAAGTTTTTATTCTTGAACTGCTTGATCGAGGTGTTCTTT from Neobacillus sp. FSL H8-0543 includes:
- a CDS encoding DUF559 domain-containing protein, giving the protein MKKFTASYCYTNVNFIITNLPSYQIITPYTNINRIVQNMVMRGAPTIASKFLRKELNLERDYLNTMEKVKFLSKENLNWTQTIKGDVSNDDYPAAQFYNDLGSILKTFGFIRNLTIAECPISKILPEVNQAFNNQQVDFYIPLLKTVIEVDGSHHKNQVVLDKKRDKAFERAGINVVRINTKEIRNRNYEQFKEEFRKIYRANKDNFNQYRDYLAMNHRDYDVQIKLTSIARFQVFILELLDRGVLSFDNKTWNFNVFAVDARRYLELALKDLELWIANIAALFNTSIDMPHIKITVLTS
- a CDS encoding discoidin domain-containing protein, which translates into the protein MSLDMKKYYFSLLCIICILVAYLLPAANASAEVQNPNLALDKPVQVSGLEVNDGRLAADFAVDGIRSGKSKNGKSDARWSSNKRSTSNPNAAQWIYVDLGTEQTISQIKVLWEKAYSPDYEVQVSNTTNEGDWKTIGHYTDASEANLEKIIYLRQSETARYVRVKANKSRNTPAPGVTQLLQVSIWELEVFEHIQFNNAQDVVNYLSEVKPKLSSDGKKIVLPDSPDPRYEVSLFGSDNKQIVDMNLNYYQPISDMSVNILYKITNNGDSKDFATSTKDILITMEGKYQHEEGDNPVPNVIPGLREWKGYTGDFELTKKAKVVVDESSPNSLMETARSIQDYFKNMLGIDITVNKGTKPSIGDIFLTIDNAKENLGKEGYTLDITDKIIVSAPKTKGILYGGISLTQILYQSNSKNTIPKGIARDYPKYEVRSGMLDVGRMYIPLNYVQEMTEYMAWFKLNEIQMHINDYWGSANYQAFRVESKKYPEINARDGYYTQEEYIAFQNNMKKIGVDVVTEIDTPYHAESFRAVNQDMMLSKGALDITTPEKQKLVYPFIESLFDEFLGESPNDSNRIVQTGKFHMGTDEYDKKYSEQMRAYTNHFINYINDKGYETRIWGSIGKNGFNGSTPVSNQATMNIWAPYWSDVQEMYDLGYDIVNTVGGDLYIVPIGNAGYPDYFDLKGKYETWEVNDFWGNNRQGGKGGATMPYAHPQTKGAEFAVWNDMTSFLGGLSSYDIFDRMKDAVVLMSEKTWYGEKTAGQSSEQFMDRVNSVKNKIPTSNPSRFIESKTDVVLKYDFESMNNNQVKDLSGNEYDAKIKSRPNLVDGYDGQSLQLDGNNYIELPLSGIGYPYTVSFDIKLDEGSLDEATLFSGSDGDFYLNLNQTGKLGYQRKEETAEGSLYKFENYTFSHNYALKENEWQNVVLVGDKKKTTLFINGKEVSTSEQTNKLGLRTNDSSTFVLPLEKIGQGIKGKIDNITLMNKSLTSNDINDILSYDPGQRNFAYQQKVTASSEYDQSQGAANITDGLLTTRWGSQYKNISAPEIDNQWIMVELENSRNLDTVKLYWERARAEKYKLLASKDGNTFEEVYSYPESPGSETTSDADTIHLNDVHAKYLKIVMSERKPVNGNLYGYSLYELEAYGKTEISKAEKLLEEAEELLKITITGAKANKERIELLAAMDALGSYVSSGQEIDGFSYHVLVRSLETRMDRYKNKL